One Syntrophus gentianae DNA segment encodes these proteins:
- a CDS encoding PAS domain S-box protein, translating to MSDYRLSELLDLTIMQKMADAHYQAAGMPIGIIDALDGSILVGSGWQDICVKFHRAYPDSLRRCQESDDFIKGRLVEGEACQYKCKNGLWDIGIPIVVARRHLATMFLGQFFYEGEAPDRGFFINLAHELSFDVDEYLAALDRVPVFSREKVHDIVEYDKALVRFISDLGEHALSKIKADKIIRENERRFYAIFDQSYQLLWSISIDGRVLEVNKTALKVGGVEEVDVIGKPFWETSWWAHSPVLQEKLRLAVQQVANGEVIRFEATYPATDGSLYYFDFSLKPIIDEAGKVVLLIGDGQNITERKRAEEELSDNSRFFENMDRVNRAMQGTNDLDQMMSNVLDVLLSIFDCDRAWLVYPCDPEAASWRVSMERNRPDYPGALDMGVDEVPMDSDVVKVFQTMRASSEPVTFGHGSDQPLVGEVPERLREQSQIAITLYPKVGKPWLFGLHQCSYQRVWRLEEKKLIQEIGRRLTDGLTSLLAYRELHDSEELYHSLFDNMLNGFAYCRMIFDQGRPKDFICLEVNNAFESLTGLKNVIGKKVSEVIPGIQESDPELFEILGRVASTGNPERSEIYVKALEQWLAISVYNPGEECFTVVFDVITEHKRSEEKLMSQMEFVTTLLDTIPNPVFYKDCQGRYISCNRAFEQFYGMLREEIAGKTVYEIAPKEIADEYRRKDDELFVHPGTQTYEWAVQSADGVRHDVIYHKATFDGPDGSVAGLVGVVVDITERKRMEQSICESEGRLRTLLQTIPDLIWLKDAQGVYLACNTIFERFFGAKEEDIVGKTDYDFVEKDLADFFREQDRKAVAAGKPSSNEEWITFADDGHRAFLDTVKTPMFDVEGKLVGVLGIARDITERKRAEEEKAKLEGQLQQAQKMESVGRLAGGVAHDFNNMLNVIIGYTELSLSRVDTANPLFAALQEIRKAAERSADLTRQLLAFARKQTIAPRVIDLNVTVESILKMLRRLIGEDIDLAWLPGAKVWALKVDPSQIDQILANLCVNARDAVAGPGRVTIETGNATFDEAYCAGKLGSASGDYVMLAVSDDGHGMDKETMDNIFEPFFTTKGIGRGTGLGLATVYGIVKQNKGFINVYSEPGHGTTFKIYLPRHAAETEQMEEESPATPTARGHETILLVEDEPTILYLAKLMLESFGYRVLAASTPGEAIQMAKEHADEINLLMVDVVMPEMNGPDLAKYLLSLYPGLRCLFMSGYTANIIAHRGVLDEGVSFIQKPFSMQALAAKVREALDNQ from the coding sequence ATGAGTGATTACCGTCTTTCCGAGTTGCTTGACTTGACCATCATGCAGAAGATGGCTGATGCGCACTACCAGGCAGCAGGCATGCCCATCGGGATCATCGATGCCCTCGACGGTTCGATCCTCGTTGGATCCGGCTGGCAGGATATATGTGTCAAATTCCACCGCGCCTATCCGGATTCACTTCGACGCTGCCAGGAGAGTGACGATTTCATCAAGGGCCGCCTTGTCGAAGGCGAGGCCTGTCAGTATAAATGCAAAAACGGGCTCTGGGACATAGGCATACCGATCGTAGTAGCCCGACGTCATCTGGCAACCATGTTTCTGGGGCAGTTTTTTTATGAAGGAGAGGCCCCTGATCGGGGCTTCTTTATCAACTTGGCTCATGAATTGAGTTTTGATGTTGATGAATATCTTGCAGCACTCGACCGGGTGCCGGTCTTTAGCCGCGAAAAAGTCCATGACATAGTCGAATACGACAAGGCGCTGGTGCGTTTTATCAGTGATCTTGGAGAACATGCGCTCTCGAAAATCAAGGCGGACAAGATAATTCGTGAAAATGAGCGGAGGTTTTACGCCATATTTGACCAGTCCTACCAATTGCTCTGGTCGATATCCATCGACGGCAGAGTCCTGGAAGTAAATAAAACGGCCTTGAAAGTTGGCGGCGTTGAAGAGGTGGATGTCATCGGCAAACCTTTCTGGGAAACTTCCTGGTGGGCGCATTCACCTGTACTGCAGGAAAAACTCCGTCTGGCGGTTCAGCAGGTTGCGAATGGTGAGGTTATCCGATTTGAAGCAACCTACCCCGCCACCGATGGGAGTCTCTACTATTTTGATTTTTCACTAAAACCAATAATAGATGAAGCAGGGAAGGTTGTTCTACTGATAGGGGACGGTCAGAATATCACCGAACGTAAGAGGGCGGAGGAGGAGCTTTCAGACAATTCCCGGTTCTTTGAAAATATGGATAGGGTCAACCGGGCCATGCAGGGGACGAATGATCTTGATCAGATGATGAGCAATGTTCTCGACGTCCTTCTTTCGATCTTCGATTGTGACAGGGCGTGGCTGGTCTATCCGTGCGATCCCGAAGCCGCTTCGTGGCGAGTTTCGATGGAGCGTAACCGGCCGGATTATCCCGGTGCCTTGGATATGGGAGTTGATGAGGTTCCCATGGATTCGGATGTAGTCAAGGTGTTCCAAACAATGAGGGCCTCCAGCGAACCTGTGACATTCGGTCACGGATCTGATCAGCCGCTGGTGGGAGAGGTTCCGGAGCGTCTCCGCGAACAGTCCCAAATTGCGATCACCTTGTACCCCAAAGTAGGCAAACCCTGGCTCTTTGGACTACACCAGTGCTCATACCAGCGGGTCTGGAGACTGGAGGAAAAGAAGCTTATACAGGAGATCGGCAGGCGTTTGACCGACGGTCTAACAAGTCTGTTGGCCTATCGCGAACTGCATGACAGCGAAGAACTCTACCACTCATTGTTCGATAACATGCTGAACGGATTTGCGTATTGCCGGATGATTTTTGATCAAGGGAGGCCAAAAGATTTCATCTGCCTTGAGGTGAACAATGCCTTTGAATCATTAACAGGGTTGAAGAATGTTATCGGGAAAAAAGTATCTGAAGTAATCCCGGGCATACAAGAGTCAGATCCGGAACTGTTCGAAATCTTGGGAAGGGTGGCTTCAACAGGCAACCCCGAGAGGTCTGAAATCTATGTGAAAGCCTTAGAGCAGTGGCTTGCGATCTCCGTGTACAACCCTGGAGAAGAATGCTTTACGGTTGTATTCGACGTTATCACCGAGCACAAGCGGTCTGAAGAGAAGCTGATGAGTCAGATGGAGTTCGTCACAACGCTCCTGGATACTATCCCCAACCCTGTCTTCTACAAGGATTGTCAGGGTCGATATATCAGTTGTAATCGCGCCTTTGAGCAGTTCTATGGGATGTTGAGAGAGGAAATAGCTGGGAAGACTGTATACGAGATTGCACCAAAGGAAATAGCCGATGAATATCGCCGAAAAGACGATGAGCTCTTCGTGCACCCGGGGACGCAGACGTACGAGTGGGCTGTGCAGTCCGCCGATGGGGTCCGGCACGATGTCATCTACCACAAAGCCACCTTTGACGGGCCGGATGGGTCAGTTGCCGGTCTGGTAGGCGTGGTGGTTGACATTACCGAACGAAAACGGATGGAACAATCAATATGTGAGAGCGAAGGTCGTCTGCGCACACTGCTGCAGACTATCCCCGATCTGATCTGGTTGAAAGACGCGCAGGGCGTTTATTTGGCCTGCAACACAATTTTCGAGCGTTTTTTCGGTGCCAAGGAAGAGGATATTGTCGGCAAGACAGACTACGACTTTGTGGAAAAAGATCTGGCGGACTTCTTCCGCGAACAGGACCGCAAGGCCGTTGCCGCTGGCAAGCCCAGTAGCAATGAGGAGTGGATCACCTTTGCCGACGATGGACATCGTGCTTTTTTAGATACGGTCAAGACACCGATGTTCGATGTCGAAGGCAAGCTTGTCGGAGTGTTAGGCATCGCCCGGGACATCACTGAACGTAAGCGGGCCGAGGAGGAGAAAGCCAAACTCGAAGGCCAGCTCCAGCAGGCCCAAAAAATGGAATCGGTGGGCCGGTTGGCAGGCGGAGTGGCCCATGACTTCAATAATATGCTGAACGTGATCATCGGCTATACCGAGCTATCCCTGAGTCGGGTGGATACGGCGAACCCTCTCTTTGCCGCATTGCAGGAAATCCGGAAAGCCGCCGAGCGCTCCGCCGATCTGACCCGGCAACTTTTGGCTTTTGCGCGCAAACAGACTATCGCACCCAGAGTGATTGATTTGAACGTAACCGTGGAAAGCATCCTCAAGATGCTCCGGCGTCTCATTGGAGAAGACATCGACCTCGCCTGGCTGCCGGGAGCGAAGGTGTGGGCGCTCAAGGTAGATCCCTCCCAGATTGATCAGATCCTGGCCAACCTGTGCGTCAATGCTCGCGATGCCGTTGCCGGTCCGGGCCGGGTCACCATAGAAACGGGCAACGCAACCTTTGACGAGGCTTACTGCGCCGGGAAGCTGGGGTCTGCGTCAGGAGATTATGTAATGCTGGCGGTCAGTGACGACGGCCACGGTATGGATAAGGAGACCATGGACAATATTTTCGAGCCCTTTTTCACCACCAAGGGAATTGGCCGGGGCACCGGCCTTGGGCTGGCCACGGTCTACGGCATTGTAAAGCAGAACAAAGGCTTCATCAACGTCTACAGCGAACCGGGCCATGGAACAACGTTCAAGATATATCTGCCCAGACACGCTGCTGAAACCGAGCAAATGGAGGAAGAAAGCCCGGCTACGCCAACGGCTCGGGGCCACGAAACCATCCTGCTGGTGGAAGACGAACCCACTATTTTGTATCTGGCGAAACTGATGCTGGAGAGTTTCGGGTATCGGGTGCTGGCCGCCTCAACGCCGGGAGAGGCCATCCAAATGGCCAAAGAGCACGCCGACGAAATCAACCTGCTTATGGTGGACGTGGTCATGCCTGAAATGAACGGCCCGGACCTGGCAAAATATCTGCTTTCTCTTTACCCGGGACTGAGGTGCCTCTTCATGTCCGGCTATACAGCCAACATCATAGCTCACCGTGGCGTGCTCGACGAGGGAGTCAGTTTCATTCAAAAACCGTTTTCAATGCAAGCGCTGGCCGCAAAGGTACGGGAAGCTCTGGATAACCAATGA
- a CDS encoding transposase, translated as MPRIARIIAPHYPHHVTQRSNNRVDVFLDDEDKAKYLSLLKDYNERLAVDVWAYCLMTNHVHILAVPARNVSLSRCIGRTNLLYTQHVNRKYNRSGRLWQNRFFSTIIDTESSYLWAVARYIEQNPVKSALVTRPDETISGRVAEPILGDKETDWLQVKGGLMKKIGKPTGHS; from the coding sequence ATGCCGAGAATCGCCCGTATCATAGCGCCCCATTATCCACATCATGTCACCCAGCGGAGTAATAACCGCGTCGATGTCTTTTTGGATGATGAAGACAAAGCCAAGTACTTATCACTGCTGAAAGACTACAACGAAAGATTGGCCGTTGACGTCTGGGCCTATTGCCTGATGACCAACCATGTCCATATCCTGGCCGTTCCAGCCAGGAATGTGTCATTGTCCCGCTGCATCGGCAGGACAAATCTTCTGTACACACAGCACGTCAACCGGAAATACAACCGCAGCGGTCGATTGTGGCAGAACCGATTCTTTTCGACAATTATTGATACGGAATCCTCCTATTTATGGGCAGTGGCAAGATACATTGAGCAAAATCCCGTAAAATCGGCGCTGGTGACACGTCCGGATGAGACTATCTCTGGTCGAGTTGCCGAGCCAATATTAGGGGACAAGGAAACGGATTGGTTACAAGTAAAGGGTGGCTTGATGAAAAAGATCGGGAAGCCTACCGGACATTCCTGA
- a CDS encoding VPLPA-CTERM sorting domain-containing protein — protein MNRKNILVILAICSLMIGLAVSAHASTAAIASYDILHTPESGWQNWYHTYNGTITSDGGDYYNYSGGSGTINDGVIGTSESVAHLFSIQASPVITLNLDGSYTTNSIEIYGGDMENNCIPGNLFSVKVTIGGISAVLFSTPSGNSNDLFTITGSALDGLLTSQIVLSDFISDNPYTFMRDYFDIAEIKIDGGSNPVPIPAAFWLLGTGLVGLVGLRRKFQK, from the coding sequence ATGAACAGAAAGAATATTTTAGTTATTTTAGCAATATGCTCATTGATGATTGGCCTTGCAGTATCGGCCCACGCGAGCACCGCCGCTATTGCGAGCTACGATATACTGCACACTCCGGAGTCTGGCTGGCAGAATTGGTATCACACATATAACGGAACAATCACTTCCGACGGTGGTGATTATTACAATTATTCGGGTGGGTCAGGCACGATTAACGACGGAGTAATCGGTACCTCAGAGTCAGTTGCGCATCTATTTTCCATTCAGGCCTCTCCGGTAATTACCTTGAATCTGGACGGTTCCTATACTACCAACAGCATTGAGATTTATGGCGGAGATATGGAGAACAATTGCATTCCAGGCAACCTGTTTAGCGTAAAGGTAACAATTGGCGGCATCTCAGCGGTGTTATTTAGCACACCGTCTGGTAACTCTAACGACCTGTTCACCATAACGGGGAGTGCCTTAGACGGCTTGTTGACTAGCCAGATTGTGCTATCAGACTTTATCAGTGACAACCCTTACACGTTCATGCGTGATTATTTTGATATCGCTGAAATTAAGATTGACGGAGGCAGTAACCCCGTTCCCATTCCCGCTGCCTTCTGGCTTCTTGGTACAGGTCTGGTCGGTTTAGTAGGACTTAGGAGAAAGTTTCAGAAGTAA
- a CDS encoding helix-turn-helix domain-containing protein has translation MNEPITNSSGNVFLDLGYSPDEAVILQMRADLMADIRKFVKAKKLTQAKAAEILGITQSRVSDLTRGKWEKFSLEMLITLATKAGMHVTLKTAA, from the coding sequence ATGAATGAGCCAATAACGAATTCATCCGGTAATGTCTTTCTCGACCTCGGATATTCACCTGATGAAGCGGTAATTCTTCAAATGCGTGCCGATCTTATGGCGGATATTCGGAAATTCGTCAAAGCAAAAAAGCTTACACAGGCCAAAGCTGCCGAGATATTGGGTATAACCCAGTCTAGGGTATCCGACCTTACGAGAGGCAAATGGGAGAAATTCAGCCTCGAAATGCTGATTACTCTTGCGACAAAGGCTGGAATGCACGTGACGCTCAAAACAGCGGCTTAA
- a CDS encoding orotidine 5'-phosphate decarboxylase / HUMPS family protein — MTGIIVALDGVTFNSAREGGTLSVLSKAREKGMIWGIKINDMLYSGDVTKIMASLKDEFKLGVMVDVKLHDIPSTMENSISKLVNAGANIVTIHCSSNYRPRNTELLKYIAGVTALTSFTNLEIKWIYDKTHEEIVRAFSDIALMNNYGYVVGSVKDMSLIQDNPLKKICTGVRPAWYRERHDQVRISSIREALRLDADYVVIGRPITTADNLMDAIERIHKELQ, encoded by the coding sequence ATGACGGGGATCATCGTGGCATTGGATGGCGTGACCTTCAATTCGGCGCGCGAAGGAGGGACCCTTTCCGTCCTTTCGAAGGCTCGGGAAAAGGGGATGATCTGGGGCATTAAAATCAACGACATGCTCTACAGCGGCGACGTGACGAAGATCATGGCTTCTCTGAAGGATGAATTCAAACTGGGGGTCATGGTGGATGTCAAGCTCCACGACATTCCCTCGACCATGGAAAACAGCATTTCAAAGCTTGTCAATGCGGGGGCGAATATCGTCACGATTCACTGCTCGTCCAATTACCGTCCCAGAAACACGGAGCTCTTGAAGTATATTGCCGGGGTTACGGCCCTTACCTCCTTCACCAATCTGGAAATCAAATGGATTTATGACAAGACCCATGAGGAAATCGTCCGGGCCTTTTCGGACATCGCCCTCATGAACAACTACGGGTATGTCGTGGGATCCGTGAAGGACATGTCGTTGATCCAGGATAACCCCTTGAAGAAGATCTGTACGGGGGTCCGGCCCGCCTGGTACAGGGAGCGTCACGACCAGGTCCGGATTTCATCCATCCGCGAAGCGCTGCGACTTGATGCGGATTATGTCGTCATTGGCCGTCCCATCACCACCGCCGACAATCTGATGGATGCCATCGAGAGGATTCACAAAGAACTGCAATAG
- a CDS encoding efflux transporter outer membrane subunit → MRRLFLIVVYGILLAGCMVGPDYSRPGIPTPDTYRYEGKEAAETVDTAWWKQFGDPTLDSLITEALTANKDVKIAAAHVEQAAGLLIQTRAPLFPQLDYSGSGTRERSSEQNGSAIWSYIDNPRNTYSVFAGASWEIDLWGRVRRASEAARANLLATEEARRGTVLSLVSLVATNYLQLCGLDEQLAIARKNLKSYGDSVHLFELQFQYGQVSQMTVEQARTRYETAAATIPQLENQIASTENALSILLGRNPGPIPRGRLLSELTLPSVPAGLPSQLLERRPDIRQAEQNLIAANAQIGAARALYFPTLSLTGGYGHESSELSDLFKGPNRTWSYGGSISGPIFTAGAIYGQVKQAEAAQEAALLSYQSSIQSAFSDVENALVARTKIAEQLQAQKRLVDAAREYTRLAQLQYDGGYVPYSTVLQAQEQLFPAELNYAQYRASLLTSLVNIYKAMGGGWVTLADEMSAARK, encoded by the coding sequence ATGCGCCGTCTTTTTCTTATCGTTGTTTATGGAATTCTGCTGGCCGGCTGCATGGTCGGTCCCGATTATTCGCGGCCAGGCATCCCGACGCCTGATACTTACCGGTATGAAGGAAAAGAGGCCGCGGAAACCGTCGATACGGCCTGGTGGAAGCAGTTCGGCGACCCGACGCTGGACAGCCTGATAACCGAGGCCCTTACCGCCAACAAGGACGTCAAGATCGCCGCCGCTCATGTTGAACAGGCGGCCGGCCTCCTCATCCAGACGCGGGCGCCGTTGTTCCCCCAGCTCGATTACAGCGGCAGCGGAACCCGGGAACGATCCAGTGAACAGAATGGTTCGGCGATCTGGTCATACATAGACAATCCCCGGAATACCTATTCGGTCTTCGCCGGAGCGAGCTGGGAAATAGATCTGTGGGGACGTGTGAGAAGGGCATCCGAGGCGGCCCGGGCAAACCTCCTCGCAACGGAAGAGGCGCGCCGCGGCACGGTCCTTTCCCTTGTTTCCCTGGTGGCAACCAATTACCTCCAGCTCTGCGGTCTCGACGAACAACTGGCGATTGCCCGGAAGAACCTGAAATCCTATGGGGATTCCGTTCATCTCTTCGAACTCCAGTTCCAATACGGCCAGGTCTCCCAGATGACCGTTGAACAGGCGCGCACCCGCTACGAGACCGCCGCCGCAACGATCCCGCAGCTTGAGAATCAGATCGCTTCAACTGAAAACGCCCTCTCCATTCTCCTCGGGCGCAATCCCGGACCGATTCCCCGTGGACGGTTGCTCAGCGAGCTGACCCTGCCCTCTGTCCCGGCCGGACTGCCTTCGCAACTCCTCGAACGCCGCCCCGATATCCGTCAGGCGGAGCAGAACCTGATTGCGGCCAACGCACAGATCGGCGCAGCCAGGGCCCTTTATTTCCCGACTCTTTCCCTCACGGGAGGATATGGTCATGAAAGTTCCGAACTTTCCGATCTTTTCAAGGGTCCGAACCGGACCTGGAGTTACGGCGGATCAATATCTGGCCCGATCTTCACTGCCGGGGCCATTTACGGCCAGGTGAAGCAGGCAGAGGCGGCGCAAGAAGCAGCGCTTCTGTCCTACCAATCGTCCATTCAAAGTGCCTTCTCTGATGTGGAAAATGCCCTGGTCGCCCGGACCAAGATTGCCGAGCAGCTCCAGGCCCAGAAGCGGCTGGTCGATGCGGCCAGGGAATATACCCGTCTGGCGCAACTGCAGTATGATGGCGGCTATGTCCCCTACTCCACCGTGCTTCAGGCCCAGGAACAGCTGTTCCCGGCAGAGCTCAATTACGCCCAGTATCGCGCATCGCTGCTCACCTCGCTGGTCAATATCTACAAGGCCATGGGCGGAGGTTGGGTGACGCTGGCGGACGAAATGTCCGCCGCCAGGAAATAG